Proteins from a genomic interval of Pantanalinema sp.:
- a CDS encoding TolC family protein: MAIAPAALAAESATLAELLDQAERNNPEVAAARLRWETVRARAGYAGDLEAPKVSASIMDFASLGGPKIALSQMFPGGGKRELVVEVARREAEMAEAQYRQARLSVQSDLRQAYFEQLYLDRSLAIYRQSLEQLRNIRKIADAKYAVGAGLQVEPLRAQLELSKVLERGLSLEQQVEAGRARINALANRPVDAAIQLPRDFPAIAPVPDAGILLARAEAQSPALKAMLAKTEVQRSELALAQRDKGVPDFDVGLETGRSMPGDMVYLGGMVGINLPWLSANRFDGRIREVEAGLNEASAQVQAERNRLRYEVSDLRSRLRQIERQLQLYDQGVLPQATQAFKASLAAYQVNKLDFNAVLESQLAIFEVQTAVARAKADHHQALAKLEATIGAPLGARQPKVTE, translated from the coding sequence GTGGCGATCGCTCCGGCGGCGCTCGCGGCCGAGAGCGCAACCCTGGCCGAGCTCCTGGATCAAGCCGAGCGGAACAACCCGGAAGTGGCCGCGGCGCGGCTGCGCTGGGAGACCGTCCGGGCCAGGGCGGGCTACGCGGGCGACCTGGAGGCGCCGAAGGTTTCGGCCTCGATCATGGACTTCGCCAGCCTGGGAGGGCCGAAGATCGCGCTGTCCCAGATGTTCCCGGGTGGGGGCAAGCGGGAGCTTGTGGTCGAGGTCGCGCGACGCGAGGCCGAGATGGCCGAGGCCCAGTACCGGCAGGCACGCCTGAGCGTTCAAAGCGACTTGCGCCAGGCTTACTTTGAGCAGCTCTACCTGGATCGGTCCCTTGCCATCTACCGGCAATCCCTGGAGCAGCTCCGCAACATCCGCAAGATCGCCGACGCCAAGTACGCGGTGGGGGCCGGCCTGCAGGTGGAGCCCTTGCGCGCGCAGCTCGAGCTCTCGAAGGTGCTGGAGCGCGGTCTTTCGCTGGAGCAGCAGGTGGAGGCCGGGCGTGCCCGGATCAACGCGCTCGCGAATCGCCCGGTGGACGCCGCGATCCAGCTGCCCAGGGACTTTCCTGCGATCGCCCCGGTGCCCGACGCGGGGATCCTGCTTGCCCGGGCGGAGGCGCAAAGCCCCGCGCTCAAGGCGATGCTGGCCAAGACCGAGGTCCAGCGCTCGGAGCTCGCGCTGGCGCAGCGGGACAAGGGGGTGCCCGACTTCGACGTGGGCCTGGAGACGGGCCGCAGCATGCCGGGCGACATGGTCTACCTGGGTGGCATGGTCGGCATCAACCTGCCATGGCTCTCGGCGAACCGCTTCGACGGCCGGATCCGCGAGGTCGAGGCCGGCCTGAATGAGGCCAGCGCGCAGGTCCAGGCGGAGCGCAATCGCCTGCGCTACGAGGTCAGCGACCTTCGATCGAGGCTGCGCCAGATCGAGCGCCAGCTTCAACTCTACGACCAGGGCGTCTTGCCGCAGGCCACGCAGGCTTTCAAGGCCTCCCTGGCCGCGTACCAGGTCAACAAGCTGGACTTCAACGCCGTGCTGGAGAGTCAGCTGGCGATATTCGAGGTCCAGACGGCCGTGGCCCGGGCCAAGGCGGATCACCACCAGGCGCTCGCCAAGCTTGAAGCCACCATCGGTGCCCCGCTGGGCGCCCGGCAACCCAAAGTGACGGAGTAG
- a CDS encoding BlaI/MecI/CopY family transcriptional regulator: MTHEPEGGAFHPGRPGLKKLLGELEADIMQVVWARPDAAITVREVYEVLGETRKIAYTTVMTVMGNLAKKGLLAVEQTGKAYAYRATQTYERFTEAAVTRIVDELLKDFTDPAIACFTRAIGHKQP, from the coding sequence ATGACCCACGAACCCGAAGGCGGTGCCTTTCACCCCGGACGCCCGGGCCTCAAGAAGCTCCTCGGCGAGCTCGAGGCCGACATCATGCAGGTCGTCTGGGCTCGCCCCGACGCCGCGATCACGGTTCGCGAGGTGTACGAGGTGCTGGGGGAGACCCGGAAGATCGCCTACACCACCGTGATGACGGTCATGGGCAACCTCGCCAAGAAGGGGCTGCTCGCCGTCGAGCAGACCGGCAAGGCGTACGCCTACCGCGCGACCCAGACCTACGAGCGCTTCACCGAGGCGGCGGTCACCCGCATCGTGGACGAGCTGCTCAAGGACTTCACCGACCCTGCCATCGCGTGCTTCACGCGCGCCATCGGCCACAAGCAGCCATGA
- a CDS encoding M56 family metallopeptidase: MTAAVSPRRILLAEGSAALAALGLPVSLLLATGLGVGMMAYAGCQHTSPTLGIAGSAVALASAGGLCSSLVGNLLRARRSRRLADQASVEVDDPERLAVIERLARRLGVSVPSLRAVVLDSPLAFSVLDNPPSIVVSTWTFDRLDDREWEALVAHELAHTRRGDRLYRWFGSLFWRAVKGVPGAHGAWQQLDSAMEEAADRSAGEVLGTDEALRSARQKFLDAGPQAPEPALAKALAPPTMPMQLAIAGLGLVAALPLIPFVAVPLCMRLCSP; encoded by the coding sequence ATGACGGCGGCGGTCTCGCCTCGCCGGATCCTGCTGGCCGAGGGCAGCGCGGCGCTCGCCGCCCTCGGCTTGCCCGTCTCCCTCTTGCTCGCCACCGGCCTGGGGGTCGGCATGATGGCGTACGCGGGCTGCCAGCACACCTCCCCGACCCTCGGGATCGCGGGGAGCGCCGTGGCCCTGGCCTCGGCCGGCGGGCTCTGCTCGAGCCTCGTCGGGAATCTGCTCAGGGCCCGCCGCTCCCGCAGGCTCGCCGACCAGGCCTCCGTCGAGGTGGACGACCCGGAGCGCCTCGCGGTGATCGAGCGCCTGGCACGAAGGCTGGGCGTGAGCGTCCCCTCGCTGCGGGCCGTCGTCCTGGATTCCCCGCTGGCCTTCAGCGTGCTGGACAATCCCCCGAGCATCGTCGTCTCGACCTGGACCTTCGACCGGCTCGACGACCGGGAGTGGGAAGCGCTCGTCGCCCACGAGCTGGCCCACACGCGGCGCGGGGATCGGCTGTACCGCTGGTTCGGCTCGCTGTTCTGGCGCGCCGTCAAGGGGGTCCCCGGCGCCCACGGCGCCTGGCAGCAGCTCGACAGCGCGATGGAGGAAGCGGCGGATCGATCCGCCGGCGAGGTCCTCGGCACCGACGAGGCCCTGCGCTCCGCTCGGCAGAAGTTCCTCGACGCCGGGCCCCAGGCCCCCGAGCCTGCGCTCGCCAAGGCGCTCGCCCCGCCCACGATGCCCATGCAGCTCGCGATCGCGGGGCTGGGCCTGGTCGCGGCGCTGCCGCTCATTCCCTTCGTCGCCGTGCCCCTCTGCATGCGGCTCTGCTCCCCCTGA
- a CDS encoding hemerythrin domain-containing protein, with the protein MDHEAATTRRGFFRLASAFGAGLALSACLPTDRVGGAKALAASEPTVKADVEEVLPVEDLMREHGVLRRILLIYREAEQRLLGSQDVDPKLLSGAAELVKRFIEDYHEKLEEDHLFPHFERAGKHVDLVKVLRQQHEGGRRLTAEILAQAERAGRLAEARRALADALHAFVRMYEPHAAREDTVLFPAFRSVVTPKEYDRYGDLFEDKEKSLFGTNGFENVVARVADMEKALGLYELAQFTPR; encoded by the coding sequence ATGGACCACGAAGCTGCCACCACGCGCCGCGGGTTCTTTCGCCTGGCGAGCGCCTTTGGCGCCGGGCTCGCCCTGTCCGCCTGCCTGCCGACGGATCGCGTCGGCGGCGCGAAGGCCCTGGCTGCGAGCGAGCCCACCGTGAAGGCGGATGTCGAGGAGGTCCTCCCGGTCGAGGACCTCATGCGCGAGCACGGCGTCCTGCGCCGGATCCTGCTCATCTACCGCGAGGCCGAGCAGCGCCTGCTCGGCAGCCAGGACGTCGACCCCAAGCTGCTCTCGGGTGCCGCCGAGCTCGTCAAGCGCTTCATCGAGGACTACCACGAGAAGCTGGAGGAGGATCACCTGTTCCCGCACTTCGAGCGTGCCGGCAAGCACGTCGATCTGGTGAAGGTCCTCAGGCAGCAGCACGAGGGCGGGCGCCGCCTGACCGCGGAGATCCTCGCCCAGGCCGAGCGCGCGGGACGTCTGGCGGAGGCGCGCCGCGCGCTGGCCGACGCCTTGCATGCGTTCGTTCGCATGTACGAGCCCCACGCCGCCCGGGAGGACACCGTCCTCTTCCCCGCCTTCCGCAGCGTCGTGACCCCCAAGGAGTACGACCGGTACGGCGACCTCTTCGAGGACAAGGAGAAATCGCTCTTCGGCACGAACGGCTTCGAGAACGTGGTCGCTCGCGTGGCGGACATGGAGAAGGCGCTGGGGCTCTACGAGCTCGCGCAGTTCACCCCGCGATGA
- a CDS encoding sulfite exporter TauE/SafE family protein, producing MSFDLWILLASVVAGAVAAVSGFGIGSMLTPLLALQMDTKLAVAAVSIPHAAATAYRFWILRAHLDRRVLAGFGASSAAGGLTGALLHAYAPGQALTLVFGGLLVFVGLSGLSGLAERLAFRGPWAWGAGALSGLLGGLVGNQGGIRSAALLGFDVPKEAFVATATAVGLLVDGARLPVYLVTQGDQLAGQWPSIAIATAGALVGTCVGNRVLRRIPEAVYRPLVSGVVLVLGLYMLARGLL from the coding sequence ATGAGCTTCGACCTCTGGATCCTGCTCGCCTCGGTGGTGGCGGGGGCCGTCGCGGCCGTCTCGGGCTTCGGGATCGGCAGCATGCTCACCCCCCTGCTGGCCCTCCAGATGGACACCAAGCTGGCGGTCGCCGCGGTCTCGATCCCGCACGCCGCGGCGACCGCCTACCGCTTCTGGATCCTGCGCGCGCACCTGGACCGCCGCGTGCTCGCGGGCTTCGGCGCGAGCAGCGCCGCCGGCGGCCTCACGGGGGCGCTGCTCCACGCCTACGCGCCGGGGCAGGCGCTCACGCTGGTCTTCGGCGGCCTGCTCGTGTTCGTGGGGCTGAGCGGCCTGAGCGGGCTCGCCGAGCGCCTTGCCTTCCGGGGGCCCTGGGCCTGGGGGGCCGGGGCCCTCTCCGGCCTGCTCGGAGGCCTGGTCGGAAACCAGGGGGGCATCCGTTCAGCAGCCCTGCTGGGGTTCGACGTGCCCAAGGAGGCGTTCGTCGCCACCGCGACCGCCGTCGGGCTCCTGGTGGACGGGGCGCGCTTGCCCGTTTACCTCGTCACCCAGGGCGATCAGCTCGCCGGCCAGTGGCCCAGCATCGCGATCGCCACCGCGGGGGCGCTCGTGGGGACCTGCGTGGGCAACCGGGTGCTGAGGCGGATCCCCGAGGCCGTGTACCGGCCCCTGGTGTCGGGGGTCGTCCTCGTGCTCGGCCTCTACATGCTCGCGCGGGGCCTGCTTTGA
- a CDS encoding PAS domain S-box protein — protein sequence MRRRAELLDVIHDAVTVRDLSNRITFWNRGAELLYGWSSAEVIGQVAHHLLRTRFPSSFEEVMSALHRTGQWEGELLHFRRDGSAMDVASRWILRRDEAGTPYEIAVICNDITAKKQAEVALSDSLRERETLFRGILEASPDSIVLVDPRGVIVLVNPEAERTFGYRQDELIGRRIELLVPDRYRTQHVTDRTHYAEHARMRPMGIGLELRARRKDGSELPIEVSLSPLSTGSGHVMAVVRDITERKRAEQEIERLRRLQRREFELMVKSVKEYAIFMIGPDGRIVTWNEGATKTTGYHEAEVLGQPVDILFTPEDVQAGRPRRVLEEALSRGNAEEEGWRVRKDGTRYLANVTTTAMFDERGRHVGFARIIRDLTQRKIIEEIQGRLKVLEETDRMKDEFLSVISHELRTPLNLITGFASIIEDETAGPLTSEQRAYLGKIMSGADRMLVLINNLLDVSRIVAGSFTLSPAPTLYMPIVSQVLNTLEPILKEKGQRIACDVAVPGEIEIDGQRIVQVLTNLVENASKFTAPGGEIAVRAYLNGTELVTEVSDTGIGIAAEDLSKLFRRFMQLDMSMTRSAGGSGLGLSICKAIVEAHGGRIGARSEGLGKGSTFWFTLPLREHAD from the coding sequence TTGAGACGCCGTGCGGAGCTGCTCGACGTCATCCACGACGCCGTGACGGTCCGCGACCTGAGCAACCGGATCACCTTCTGGAACCGTGGGGCCGAGCTGCTTTACGGCTGGTCGAGCGCCGAGGTGATCGGGCAGGTCGCCCACCACCTGCTGAGGACGCGCTTCCCGAGCTCGTTCGAGGAGGTCATGAGCGCCCTGCACCGGACGGGCCAGTGGGAAGGGGAGCTGCTCCACTTCAGGCGCGACGGCTCCGCGATGGACGTCGCCAGCCGATGGATCTTGCGCCGGGACGAAGCAGGGACCCCCTACGAGATAGCCGTCATCTGCAACGACATCACCGCCAAAAAGCAAGCAGAGGTCGCGCTGAGCGACTCGCTGCGTGAGCGCGAGACGCTCTTTCGAGGCATCCTCGAGGCCTCGCCCGACTCGATCGTCCTGGTGGACCCGCGCGGCGTGATCGTCCTGGTCAACCCCGAGGCCGAGCGCACCTTCGGCTACCGGCAGGACGAGCTGATCGGACGTAGGATCGAGCTGCTGGTCCCCGATCGATACCGGACGCAGCACGTCACCGACCGCACGCACTACGCCGAGCACGCCCGCATGCGCCCCATGGGGATCGGCCTCGAGCTCCGCGCCCGCCGCAAGGACGGGAGCGAGCTTCCCATCGAGGTGAGCCTGAGCCCCCTCAGCACCGGCAGCGGCCACGTCATGGCGGTCGTCCGGGACATCACCGAGCGCAAGCGCGCCGAGCAAGAGATCGAGCGGCTGCGGCGCCTGCAACGGCGCGAGTTCGAGCTGATGGTCAAGAGCGTCAAGGAGTACGCGATCTTCATGATCGGCCCCGACGGCCGCATCGTCACCTGGAACGAGGGGGCGACGAAGACGACCGGCTACCACGAGGCCGAGGTCCTCGGGCAGCCCGTCGACATCCTGTTCACGCCCGAGGACGTCCAGGCGGGCAGGCCGAGACGGGTGCTCGAGGAGGCGTTGAGCAGGGGAAATGCCGAGGAAGAGGGGTGGCGCGTCCGGAAGGACGGCACGCGCTACTTGGCCAACGTCACGACGACCGCCATGTTCGACGAGCGGGGGCGGCACGTCGGATTCGCCCGGATCATCCGGGATCTCACCCAGCGCAAGATCATCGAGGAGATCCAGGGGAGGCTCAAGGTGCTGGAGGAGACCGACCGCATGAAGGACGAGTTCCTGTCGGTCATCAGCCACGAGCTGCGAACCCCCCTGAACCTCATCACGGGCTTCGCCAGCATCATCGAGGACGAGACCGCCGGTCCTCTTACCTCCGAGCAGCGTGCCTACCTCGGCAAGATCATGAGCGGGGCCGACCGGATGCTCGTGCTGATCAACAACCTGCTCGACGTGAGCCGGATCGTGGCAGGCTCGTTCACCCTGAGCCCGGCGCCCACGCTTTACATGCCCATCGTGAGCCAGGTGCTCAACACCCTGGAACCGATCCTCAAGGAGAAGGGGCAGCGCATCGCGTGCGACGTCGCCGTCCCGGGGGAGATCGAGATTGACGGTCAGCGGATCGTCCAGGTGCTGACTAACCTGGTCGAGAACGCCAGCAAGTTCACGGCCCCGGGCGGTGAAATCGCTGTCCGGGCCTACCTGAACGGCACCGAGCTGGTCACCGAGGTGAGCGACACGGGAATCGGCATCGCCGCCGAAGACCTGTCCAAGCTCTTCCGGCGCTTCATGCAGCTGGACATGAGCATGACCCGCAGCGCGGGCGGGAGCGGCCTGGGGCTGAGCATCTGCAAGGCCATCGTGGAGGCCCACGGAGGCCGGATCGGGGCGCGCAGCGAAGGGCTGGGCAAGGGCAGTACCTTCTGGTTCACGCTGCCCCTACGCGAGCATGCCGACTGA
- the crcB gene encoding fluoride efflux transporter CrcB, giving the protein MWELVWVGSGGFFGAISRYALGNWIASRLGTAFPYGTLLINLTGCLALGFFGTLALRRATLIPPEARLLVAVGFLGAYTTFSTFGFETIRLLEENNLALAFAYVLGSVLAGLLTTYLGVVAARALG; this is encoded by the coding sequence GTGTGGGAGCTGGTGTGGGTCGGGAGCGGCGGGTTCTTCGGGGCCATCAGCCGCTATGCGCTGGGGAACTGGATCGCCTCGAGGCTGGGGACGGCCTTCCCCTACGGGACGCTCCTCATCAACCTGACGGGCTGTCTGGCCCTCGGCTTCTTCGGGACGCTCGCGCTCCGGCGCGCCACCCTCATCCCGCCCGAAGCCCGGCTGCTCGTCGCCGTCGGCTTCCTGGGGGCCTACACCACCTTCTCGACCTTCGGCTTCGAGACCATCCGGCTGCTCGAGGAGAACAACCTCGCCCTGGCCTTCGCCTACGTCCTGGGCAGCGTCCTTGCCGGCTTGCTGACGACCTACCTCGGCGTCGTCGCGGCGCGCGCCCTCGGTTGA
- a CDS encoding DUF190 domain-containing protein, translating into MHLEGPGKLLSIYLGETDKWHHQPLYVAIIERARREGLAGATVLRGEAGFGAHSRIHTAHLLTLSTDLPVVIQIVDSAERIARFRPILDEMVQEGLVTLQDVEVVTYRHRDA; encoded by the coding sequence ATGCACCTCGAAGGCCCCGGCAAGCTCCTGAGCATCTACCTCGGCGAAACCGACAAGTGGCACCACCAGCCCCTCTACGTGGCCATCATCGAGCGGGCGCGCCGTGAAGGCCTCGCCGGCGCGACCGTCCTGAGAGGCGAGGCCGGCTTCGGCGCCCACAGCCGGATCCACACGGCCCACCTCCTGACGCTCTCCACCGATCTGCCCGTCGTGATCCAGATCGTCGACTCCGCCGAGCGCATCGCGCGCTTCCGGCCGATCCTCGACGAGATGGTGCAGGAGGGGCTGGTGACCCTGCAGGACGTCGAGGTCGTGACCTACCGGCACCGCGACGCCTGA
- a CDS encoding lysyl oxidase family protein, translating to MRTAKVMISLVGVGLLVGGCSKAEQGDLFSSKSGLLKISAEVSARYPDLVATPAASEYLKPNGRKIEFRFSNTIGNAGPGHFQIRAVPRGAVTSASQEIMDDAGEIVQTRMVGEFVYHPSHQHTHLDDVCNYELRRGSPTGALVRQADKVSFCMTDTIPYGTGGVVRRYAECQPNLQGISVGWADVYGAEVPEQDLDVAGLPAGEYYLLIILDPQRKFIETNTGNNTSWIRVWLDPDNLRVTKLGASADLPTSITGDRQFWRPFWRRGGE from the coding sequence ATGAGGACCGCGAAGGTCATGATTTCGCTCGTGGGCGTCGGACTCCTGGTCGGGGGCTGCAGCAAGGCCGAGCAAGGCGATCTCTTCTCCTCGAAGAGCGGCCTGCTCAAGATCAGCGCCGAGGTCTCGGCCCGCTACCCCGATCTCGTCGCGACGCCCGCGGCTTCCGAGTACCTCAAACCCAACGGGCGCAAGATCGAGTTCCGCTTCAGCAACACCATCGGCAACGCGGGGCCGGGCCACTTCCAGATCAGGGCGGTGCCCCGCGGTGCGGTGACGAGCGCGAGCCAGGAGATCATGGACGACGCCGGAGAGATCGTGCAGACCCGGATGGTCGGCGAGTTCGTCTATCACCCCAGCCACCAGCACACCCACCTCGACGACGTCTGCAACTACGAGCTGAGGCGCGGCAGCCCCACCGGAGCGCTCGTGCGCCAGGCCGACAAGGTCAGCTTCTGCATGACCGACACGATCCCCTACGGGACCGGCGGAGTGGTGCGCCGCTACGCCGAGTGCCAGCCCAACCTGCAGGGCATCTCGGTGGGCTGGGCGGACGTCTACGGCGCCGAGGTCCCGGAGCAGGACCTCGACGTGGCCGGCTTGCCCGCAGGCGAGTACTACCTCCTGATCATCCTGGATCCGCAGCGCAAGTTCATCGAGACCAACACCGGCAACAACACCTCGTGGATCCGGGTCTGGCTCGACCCCGACAACCTCCGCGTCACCAAGCTGGGCGCCTCGGCGGACCTGCCCACCTCGATCACGGGGGACCGGCAGTTCTGGCGGCCCTTCTGGCGCCGGGGCGGCGAGTAG